The Nitrospinota bacterium genome contains a region encoding:
- a CDS encoding DUF3187 family protein, translated as MLKKFNVVYHTILLCLLLLFYPFSAKAEAEPIQMKNHAPIWFGLLFPTPDRTEPLENKKHETSLQFEYSSIFFLKNRAEWYLLFDMELTQLTISHRIGLPNQLETGIEASAIHMGGGFLDNTIINFHNTTGFPNYIGQEESPRDRFLYGIWHYDEEWNHAVPYTFTLGETNIWLKKGIWQSDDKTVSAKLVVQAPTAPADIGIGNGSWEWSALLLYKLTLYSCETDISGGYVDTGYYTRGEIFHPHDYLFLRGSMEKPVNGRYSLILQGTVSSTPFYVPVWGEVTFGGRYRVPDGSAVTVGLLEDLSKTAPDFTFHLSYTF; from the coding sequence CCGAACCTATTCAGATGAAAAACCATGCCCCTATCTGGTTTGGCCTGCTCTTCCCTACTCCAGACAGGACAGAACCTTTGGAAAATAAAAAACATGAAACAAGCCTTCAATTCGAATATTCAAGCATATTTTTTTTAAAAAACCGGGCAGAGTGGTATCTCCTTTTCGACATGGAATTAACACAGCTTACGATCTCTCATAGAATAGGTTTGCCAAACCAGTTGGAAACTGGCATCGAAGCTTCCGCGATACATATGGGGGGGGGATTTCTGGATAATACCATTATTAATTTCCATAATACTACCGGTTTCCCGAATTATATCGGTCAGGAAGAGTCCCCCAGAGACAGGTTCCTCTATGGAATATGGCACTACGACGAGGAGTGGAATCACGCAGTACCGTATACTTTCACTCTTGGCGAGACAAATATCTGGCTGAAAAAGGGGATTTGGCAATCCGATGACAAAACAGTGTCCGCAAAACTTGTCGTTCAGGCGCCGACCGCCCCTGCGGATATCGGTATTGGCAATGGCTCATGGGAGTGGTCGGCACTGCTTTTATACAAATTGACCCTTTACTCCTGCGAGACGGATATAAGTGGAGGATATGTAGATACGGGGTATTACACGCGTGGAGAGATATTCCACCCGCATGATTACCTTTTCCTTAGGGGGAGCATGGAAAAGCCTGTTAACGGCAGATACAGCCTTATACTTCAGGGGACCGTTTCCAGTACGCCGTTTTATGTGCCTGTATGGGGTGAAGTTACATTTGGGGGGCGTTACAGGGTCCCGGATGGCTCTGCAGTTACTGTCGGCCTCCTGGAAGATTTAAGCAAAACAGCGCCGGACTTCACCTTTCACCTCTCATACACATTCTGA
- a CDS encoding AtpZ/AtpI family protein encodes MGKRSGQYVEFTLLAMVGTQLVVSIFIGFGIGYWLDTKLGTKPLLMLLFGILGVAAGFLNIYRTVKKSVDDE; translated from the coding sequence ATGGGTAAACGAAGCGGACAATACGTAGAGTTTACGCTCTTGGCAATGGTCGGAACACAACTTGTTGTTTCCATATTTATCGGGTTTGGTATTGGTTATTGGCTTGATACAAAGCTTGGGACAAAGCCGTTGCTCATGCTTTTGTTCGGGATACTTGGGGTAGCGGCAGGGTTTTTAAACATCTATAGAACTGTTAAAAAAAGTGTTGATGATGAATGA
- a CDS encoding ATP synthase subunit I, which translates to MDFAGRIGLRSIIFALSLAAVAYAVHSVNASIAVVTGGLVAFVNFRLSSKTLKKILDPEMNPAIVKGISLVTFLVRYLMLSIVLYFAIISGINPLFFLVGLSSIVGGAFLSYSDLKRETV; encoded by the coding sequence ATGGATTTTGCAGGACGCATAGGGCTTAGGAGCATTATTTTTGCCCTTTCGCTCGCCGCTGTAGCGTACGCCGTTCACTCGGTTAACGCCTCTATTGCGGTTGTCACCGGAGGTCTTGTCGCTTTTGTAAACTTCCGTCTCTCTTCAAAGACCTTGAAAAAGATACTGGATCCGGAAATGAATCCAGCTATCGTCAAGGGTATCTCGCTTGTTACTTTTCTGGTTCGCTATTTAATGCTTTCAATCGTCCTCTACTTCGCGATAATATCCGGCATCAATCCTCTCTTCTTTCTTGTCGGGCTTTCTTCGATCGTAGGCGGCGCGTTTCTTTCATACAGCGATTTAAAGAGGGAGACCGTATGA
- the atpB gene encoding F0F1 ATP synthase subunit A — MSEPFMFLRIPGLENYPHVTYTWVVMALLLVGTFFARQSIGLIPTGIQNLFETALVTLAEFMDQTIGHGGRKFMPLIGTLAFFIICGNLMGLIPGFSSPTANVNTNFALALTVAIFYHAVGMRKHGLAYFKQFLGPVWWLIPLMLPIEIISHLARPITLGVRLFGNVRGEDLVILVLLFLVPLFLPIPMMAFAVFTSVLQTLVFILLSMVYLQGALSDEH, encoded by the coding sequence ATGAGCGAACCTTTTATGTTTTTGAGAATCCCGGGTCTGGAAAACTACCCGCATGTTACCTATACATGGGTTGTGATGGCATTGCTTCTCGTCGGTACCTTTTTTGCCAGGCAGAGCATAGGCCTTATTCCCACAGGTATTCAAAACCTTTTTGAGACCGCTCTTGTAACTCTTGCGGAGTTCATGGATCAGACTATCGGTCATGGCGGCAGGAAATTCATGCCCCTTATCGGGACCCTGGCCTTCTTTATCATCTGCGGAAACCTGATGGGATTAATACCCGGTTTCAGTTCCCCGACAGCCAATGTAAATACCAACTTCGCCCTTGCGCTCACCGTTGCCATCTTCTATCACGCAGTAGGAATGCGGAAGCACGGGCTAGCCTACTTCAAGCAATTCCTCGGGCCGGTTTGGTGGCTTATCCCGCTAATGCTTCCGATCGAGATAATCAGCCACCTTGCAAGACCGATCACTTTAGGGGTCAGGCTTTTCGGAAACGTAAGGGGCGAGGACCTCGTTATACTTGTTCTCCTTTTCCTTGTTCCCCTGTTCCTTCCGATCCCAATGATGGCTTTTGCCGTTTTTACAAGCGTATTGCAGACTCTGGTTTTCATTCTGCTCAGCATGGTCTACCTGCAGGGCGCTCTTAGCGACGAACATTAA
- the atpE gene encoding ATP synthase F0 subunit C: MNISRFLTLIAVAVVAVAPASFASEGGAASGSMSYMALGCVVGLGLAALGGGIGMGQAISGTLGAMARNPGFYSKLFPNFLIGMALIESLVIYTLVVVLILLYANPL, from the coding sequence ATGAACATAAGTAGATTTTTAACATTGATTGCTGTTGCAGTTGTAGCCGTTGCTCCAGCCTCTTTCGCTTCCGAAGGCGGCGCCGCAAGCGGTTCGATGAGCTATATGGCTCTTGGCTGTGTTGTCGGTCTCGGTCTCGCCGCTCTTGGCGGTGGTATCGGCATGGGTCAGGCCATTTCCGGAACTCTTGGCGCTATGGCAAGAAACCCCGGATTTTATTCAAAGCTTTTCCCGAACTTCCTTATCGGTATGGCTCTTATCGAGTCGCTCGTTATCTACACGCTCGTAGTTGTACTCATTCTCCTTTACGCAAATCCTTTATAG
- a CDS encoding electron transfer flavoprotein subunit beta/FixA family protein, with the protein MKQVPDTSSKAGVNPDGTIDRARAKRMLNPFDRYALQKALELKERNGAEITAVTMGPPPAIEVLVDAFEYGADYGILLTDKRLAASDTLATAFALHKVVHYIEKYDILFTGLQTTDGDTAQVGPQIAERMDIPQITYCEELSVENNTVKARRVIEGGHQDIESSFPILITVANSATPLGQKKFSDVARVKEMLRHPDERNRRIKSVNLDDIKADPTRIGLVGSPTVVGKTWKLGDIGGSCTMFQGESVEREVTELMEHLINDNRGIEELI; encoded by the coding sequence ATAAAACAGGTACCAGACACCAGTTCAAAAGCTGGTGTAAATCCCGACGGCACTATCGACAGGGCCAGGGCAAAAAGGATGCTTAATCCATTCGACCGATACGCCCTTCAAAAAGCGCTGGAACTTAAAGAGCGCAACGGCGCTGAAATTACAGCCGTCACAATGGGCCCTCCCCCCGCTATTGAAGTCCTCGTTGACGCGTTTGAATACGGCGCGGATTACGGAATCCTTCTTACAGACAAACGTCTTGCCGCGAGCGATACTCTTGCCACCGCGTTCGCTCTGCACAAGGTGGTTCACTATATCGAAAAATACGATATCCTCTTTACCGGTCTTCAGACCACCGATGGCGATACCGCCCAGGTCGGTCCCCAGATAGCCGAAAGGATGGATATTCCCCAGATTACATACTGCGAAGAGCTTTCAGTTGAAAACAACACTGTTAAGGCCCGCCGTGTTATCGAAGGGGGACATCAGGATATTGAATCAAGTTTTCCAATACTAATAACGGTTGCCAACAGCGCAACCCCGCTTGGACAGAAAAAATTCAGCGACGTCGCCAGGGTAAAGGAGATGCTCCGCCACCCTGACGAGAGAAACAGAAGAATTAAATCTGTAAACCTCGACGACATCAAGGCCGACCCTACCCGTATTGGCCTGGTCGGAAGTCCGACCGTTGTCGGAAAAACATGGAAACTGGGTGACATCGGGGGGAGTTGTACCATGTTCCAAGGGGAATCGGTGGAACGTGAAGTAACGGAACTTATGGAACATCTGATTAACGACAATCGCGGCATTGAGGAGCTTATCTAA
- a CDS encoding electron transfer flavoprotein subunit alpha/FixB family protein, producing MAGTKNVVVIAEQLQGSMQRVTFELLGAARSLANKLNTGVTAYLIGNKISGQAETLIHGGADEVFVADDPQLEEYANLPYRRAVIAILEHVSEAPPIVLMGATTIGRDLAPRIAAYLETGLTADTTELDIGDYVHKGKADPTKTGEYKNILYAIRPSFGESLKARILGPWKNPQMATARIGVMERLPMDKSRRGSVTKVPVTFQPSDFRVKVIETVRDVSATVNITEADVIVSGGFGLGGPEGFEVVKDLASVFKNSVVGASRRAVDSGWIPYAHQVGQTGKTVRPSLYIALGISGAIQHRVGMVNSKTIIAVNKDPDAPIFKFAHYGIVGNLYDVVPVLKKAFQETLTKSKVASGK from the coding sequence ATGGCCGGTACAAAGAACGTCGTTGTCATAGCCGAACAGCTGCAAGGCTCCATGCAGAGGGTCACCTTTGAGCTCCTTGGAGCGGCGAGGAGCCTAGCAAACAAGCTGAATACCGGCGTTACGGCCTACCTTATCGGCAACAAAATATCAGGTCAGGCTGAAACGCTGATACATGGCGGAGCGGATGAAGTTTTTGTTGCCGACGACCCGCAGTTGGAAGAGTATGCCAACCTCCCGTATCGGCGCGCCGTTATTGCCATATTGGAGCATGTTTCCGAGGCACCCCCTATCGTCCTTATGGGGGCAACCACTATCGGACGCGACCTCGCCCCCAGGATTGCCGCCTACCTCGAAACTGGACTGACTGCCGATACGACCGAACTGGATATAGGCGACTATGTGCATAAGGGGAAAGCCGACCCTACCAAAACAGGGGAATACAAAAATATTCTTTACGCTATACGCCCCAGTTTCGGCGAATCGTTGAAAGCAAGGATCCTCGGCCCATGGAAAAACCCGCAGATGGCTACCGCGCGCATCGGGGTTATGGAGAGATTGCCGATGGACAAATCGAGAAGAGGCTCCGTCACGAAGGTGCCTGTGACCTTTCAACCCTCCGATTTCAGGGTAAAGGTGATAGAGACTGTCCGGGATGTATCAGCAACCGTTAATATTACGGAGGCCGATGTGATAGTTTCAGGCGGTTTCGGCCTCGGCGGACCCGAAGGTTTCGAGGTAGTAAAGGATCTCGCCTCCGTTTTCAAGAATTCCGTAGTAGGAGCGAGCAGGAGGGCGGTAGATTCCGGCTGGATCCCGTATGCCCATCAGGTGGGACAAACAGGCAAGACAGTAAGACCTTCACTGTATATTGCGCTCGGTATTTCGGGAGCGATACAGCACAGGGTCGGAATGGTGAACTCCAAGACTATAATCGCTGTAAACAAGGATCCTGACGCTCCGATCTTCAAATTCGCCCATTACGGCATCGTTGGCAACCTGTACGATGTTGTGCCTGTTCTTAAAAAGGCGTTCCAGGAGACATTAACAAAATCGAAAGTTGCATCGGGAAAATAG
- a CDS encoding 4Fe-4S dicluster domain-containing protein, whose amino-acid sequence MSRIEYDVLFVGGGPASLSAAHRLVDLSLKNGGKIKIAILEKGKDFGNHSLSGAVSNPRSIKKLFPDYKEQGFPVEGVCSSSYLTLLGLKRSWNIPSPFSPPEMNKKGYLILSLSNVTSWMALKLEEKVKDNTDVIVDLYRGFPATEVVYEGEKIVGVQVDNTGNPEKDNCYAGVTVFGDRGFLSKDIIKKFNLANSSQTWAVGVKEVWDVANDYSGKVWHTLGYPLLDGTFGGGFIYGLSDKKLAIGLVAGLDSENPSLRPPQLLQNLKKHPMIQKMLKGGKISRYGASVIPEAGYYALPSKFALDGAMIIGDALGVMDIKGFSGVDKAMESGMTAAEVLYDAVQKRDYSGATLGNFKIKLMSESWVGPELNRSRYYRWTFHEMKELLSDILPSFLKRMDSVGPYLGGILTLLGDPGIAGKGLSALRLMNGMADKGEIKYAEDHIQNRADYKAKGEVEPGGYNKSTVYSTADIVFYAHTHYHEGNRHIDEFSVEVCRKCIGKFSASGNSVPCVGDCTAEVHEILDSGGEKSHHMNLENCVQCRTCEIVCPEQNLRVNPALHGSGPDFNGL is encoded by the coding sequence ATGAGCAGAATCGAATATGATGTTTTATTTGTAGGCGGCGGTCCCGCGTCCCTCTCCGCCGCGCACAGGCTAGTGGACCTCTCCCTGAAAAATGGCGGAAAGATAAAAATCGCGATACTGGAAAAGGGGAAAGACTTCGGCAACCACTCCCTCAGCGGAGCGGTAAGCAATCCACGCTCGATAAAAAAACTCTTCCCCGATTACAAGGAACAGGGATTCCCGGTTGAAGGTGTATGCTCATCCAGTTACCTGACCCTCCTCGGACTGAAGAGATCGTGGAACATCCCATCCCCCTTCTCTCCTCCTGAGATGAACAAAAAGGGTTACCTTATCCTCTCCCTCAGCAATGTAACATCCTGGATGGCCTTAAAACTTGAGGAGAAGGTGAAGGACAATACGGATGTCATTGTGGACCTCTATCGCGGGTTTCCTGCCACAGAGGTTGTATATGAAGGGGAGAAAATCGTAGGCGTACAGGTCGACAACACCGGTAATCCCGAAAAGGACAACTGCTATGCGGGCGTTACCGTGTTCGGGGATAGAGGTTTCCTCTCGAAGGATATCATCAAGAAATTCAATCTTGCCAACTCCAGCCAGACCTGGGCCGTTGGTGTGAAGGAGGTTTGGGACGTCGCGAACGACTATTCAGGCAAGGTGTGGCACACCCTCGGATACCCTCTGCTGGATGGAACGTTTGGAGGGGGCTTTATATATGGTCTTTCTGACAAAAAACTGGCCATAGGATTGGTCGCCGGGCTTGATTCGGAAAATCCCTCCCTACGGCCTCCACAACTGCTTCAGAACCTAAAAAAACACCCTATGATTCAGAAGATGCTAAAAGGTGGGAAAATATCCAGATACGGAGCTTCCGTCATCCCTGAGGCCGGTTACTACGCCCTCCCCTCCAAGTTCGCTCTGGATGGCGCGATGATAATCGGCGATGCGCTTGGGGTGATGGATATAAAAGGCTTCTCTGGCGTCGATAAGGCGATGGAGAGCGGAATGACAGCCGCTGAGGTCTTATATGATGCTGTACAAAAACGTGATTATTCCGGGGCCACACTCGGCAATTTTAAGATAAAATTGATGTCCGAAAGCTGGGTTGGGCCTGAGCTTAACAGATCCCGTTATTACAGATGGACCTTCCATGAGATGAAAGAACTTCTTTCTGACATCCTCCCCTCATTCCTGAAAAGGATGGATTCCGTAGGCCCATACCTGGGAGGGATCCTTACGCTTCTTGGCGACCCGGGAATAGCTGGAAAGGGATTATCCGCGCTTCGTTTAATGAACGGTATGGCCGATAAGGGGGAGATTAAATACGCTGAAGACCATATACAGAATAGAGCCGATTACAAGGCCAAAGGCGAAGTAGAGCCTGGCGGATACAACAAATCCACCGTTTACTCGACCGCAGATATCGTCTTTTACGCGCATACTCATTACCATGAGGGGAACAGGCATATAGATGAATTCAGCGTCGAGGTATGCAGAAAATGTATCGGCAAATTCAGTGCCAGCGGAAATAGCGTACCGTGCGTTGGCGATTGTACCGCAGAAGTGCACGAGATTCTCGATAGCGGTGGCGAAAAATCGCACCATATGAATTTGGAAAACTGTGTCCAATGCCGGACTTGCGAAATCGTCTGCCCTGAACAGAACCTTCGGGTCAACCCTGCCCTGCATGGTAGCGGTCCTGATTTTAATGGATTATAA
- the rpsO gene encoding 30S ribosomal protein S15, translated as MALAKEDKTALIDKFKTGEKDTGSPEVQVAILSNRISYLTEHFKTHKKDHHSRRRLLALVNNRKKLLNYLKKKEEGRYLKLIEELGIRK; from the coding sequence ATGGCACTAGCAAAAGAAGATAAAACAGCTTTAATAGACAAATTTAAAACGGGTGAAAAAGATACCGGTTCACCGGAAGTACAGGTTGCGATTCTTAGCAATCGTATAAGCTATCTCACCGAGCATTTTAAAACCCATAAAAAGGATCATCACTCCAGGAGAAGGCTATTAGCTCTGGTAAATAATCGAAAAAAGCTTCTTAACTACTTGAAAAAGAAAGAAGAAGGTCGATACCTTAAGCTTATAGAAGAACTTGGAATCAGAAAATAG